The genomic window AGGCAATTCGCAAGGCGGTCAAGGCCGTGCGCGACGGCTTCTCAATCATCGTTTTTGCCGAGGGCACGCGTTACAGTGACAATTGCGTGCATCCGTTCAACGACGGGGCGGCCTGGCTTGCGATCGCTACGCGACAAAAGTGCGTGCCGATGGCGATTAGCGGCAGCGCCAGCTTCTTTCCCCGCGGCGCTCGAATCGTGCGGCCGGGGCGGCGGATGCGGATGGCGATCGGGCCGGCCATCGACACCGCCCTACTGCACGGCGCCGACCGCGAAGCGCTGACCCGCCAACTGGAAGAAAGCGTGCGCGCGCTCTTTGTCGCCAAAGTCTAGACCGGCTGACAGCCTCGCGCGTCGGGCGGCTGGCGCCTTCGCTCGCCTCACGCCGCAGCGAGTTTTACGATGCGGAGATCAGACCTTGCGGTCGAAGATGAACAGCGGAACCTGGTTGGCGATCTTCGGGTCGATCGCAATCACGCGGCGTCCCTGATCGATCTTCGGGGACGGCGCCTCGAGACCCGCATTTTTGAGCGCCGCCAGAACCTGCTGGACGTCTTCCGTCTCGAGCCACAGTCCTGCGAGACCCTCGCCGCTCGCGGCAATCGTCGCAGCTGCGGCGGCGCCAGCGATCAAACGGATTTCCGCGCCGCCCACCTTGAGCGTCGCGGTATCGCCGCCGGAGGCGGATTTCAATTCAAAGCCGAAATTGCTCTGGTAGGTCCTGACCGCATCGCCAAGATCGCTCGTCGCAACTTCCAGCGCATCGAAACGTTTCATCAGTGCCATCGTTCTTAACCGTCGCGCGACCGTCGCCCTGCTTAGGTCCGGGTTTCCGCACCCTTACTGCTTGCCGAGGCGCATCGAAAAATCCACGGTCGCGGTCTTGCCCGGCTCGACCGTCACTTTGCGCCTTTGCGTGCCGAGTTTTTCCTGCCACACCTCGAGTGTGTAGGTCCCCGGCGGAACATCCTTTATCGCGAATTTACCTCCGCCGCCGGTCACCGCATAGTACGGATTGCCCGCGACGAACCACCATCCGTGCATCCAGTTGTGCGCGTCGCAGCCGACCTCGATCAACTCGGGATACTTCAGCGGCGCGGTCGTGATCACGCGCTTGAACGGCGGCTGCGCCATGTCGAGCGCGGGATTTAGCTTCGACTCGGTGCGAACACTATGCAGAATGCCGTCGGAGTTGACGATATCGATCGTACTGCCGGCGGGAAGCGCCAGCACGTGCGGCTTGTATTCGCATCCCTCCTGATCGAAATTCACGTCCTTGAGCGGGACCAGCGGCGCGCCCGCGGCGATGTCGGCGACGCTGACGACGGCGTTCTGGACGCCGCCATCGGCGCCCACAACCAGGCTCTCGTCATAGTGCGGCGCGGCGCCGCAGACCTCGCGATCCTTGCTGATCTCGACCGGCTGGCGCGGCGGCGGCATGCCGTCGAACCGGACAGTGCCGGCGATCGCGCCGCCATCCTTGACCGCCTCGGCCTGATAGGTGCGCGCACGGACCGCGAGCGCAAGCGATGCGATAACGATGGCGGCGGCGAGAGCGGCGGGAGCGAAGAGACCGGACCTATAGCGCAAAAGCTGCCTCTCAAGGCCGCCCTGCTAGACGGCGAGCTTGGTGGCGATCACGACGCGATGAAACGAGAAGCGCGCGATACGCTCGTTGCGCTCGACATGAATCTTGTGGCCGTCGAGCACATCGCTCACGCGCAGCCGCGTCGTCCATCCGAGATGCCGGGTCAGCGGATTGGCGGCCCACACGAGCGAGTAAAGCAGCGGGTTGTCGCTCGCGAAATGATTGATCATGACGATCTTGCCGCCGGGCTTACATACCCGCACCATCTCCTGCATCATGCGCAGCGGATCCGGCACCACCGTCATCACGTGAAACGTCGTCACCCAATCGACGCTATTGTCAGGAAATTCGAGGTTGAGCGCGTCGCCCCGGCGGACATCGACATGGCTCCAGCCGTTCTCGCGCGTCTTCTTGATCGCGAGCGCCAGCATGTCGGCCGACGGATCGATCCCGATGATTTTGACGTAGGGCGGGTAGGCGTCGAGCGAAATGCCGGTGCCCACCCCGACTTCGAGCACCTGCTGGCCCGGCCGCAGGTTGAGCTGCTCGATTATCTCGTGCTCGTGATCGACGAAGATGCGGCCGAACGTATGGTCGTAGAAACGTGCCAGGTCGGAATAGACGCGGCTCTGATGCGGTTCGCCCATCGCTAGTACTACCTCAAGCCTCCTTGCGGAATGCAGCGCGCCTGCAGGAATACAGCGCGCGCATCCTTCAAACTTTTCCCCGCTTCGGCGCTAGGCTGCCGCGTTGATGCCGCGCGTCTGACGCTTGAACGACGCGATGTCCCGCTTGCGAAAGCGCCACTGCCGTCCTTTCTTGAACGCGGGCAGGATGTTGCGGCGTGCGAATTCGTTGACGGTGTCGGGACTCAAATCGAGCAGAAATGCCACTTCCCGGGAGTTCAAAAGCACGTCGTCTTTGTCTGCCATGGGTCGTGCTCTAAAGCTCGCGGTTTTTAATATGAACCCTTTTATGAAGTCAAGGTATTGTGGCAAAATGCCGCCCAAACCGCCATGGCCTTGCGTGGTCGTGTTCGCCAACAGGCCGTCGGTCAACCGTCAGTGCGCAAATTAACGTGCTATAATTACATTCAGACGCTAATAGTATTAAGTCGGCGCGCCGAAATCAGATGATCGTACCAAGCTCGCGTCACCACGAAACAGGAGAAAACGCCCGTCAGCACGCCGACGCAGAGCGTCACCGCAAAACCCTTCACCGGACCAGTTCCGAACTGGAAGAGGATCAGACCGGCGACGAAGGTCGAGATATTGGAGTCGCGAATCGCCGACCATGCGCGCTCGTAGCCGAGGCGCACGGCCTCGCGCGGCGTCTTGCCCAGGCGCAACTCCTCGCGCATCCGTTCGTTGACCAGCACGTTGGCGTCAACCGACATTCCGAGCGTGAGTACGATGCCGGCGATGCCTGGCAGGGTCAGGGTCGCCTGCAGCGCCGCCATCACACAGATCAGCAGCAGAATGTTGAGCGAGAGGCCGAAGTCGGCGAGCAGGCCGGCGCCGCTGTAGTAAAGCGCCATGAAGATCAGCACCACGAGCGCGCCGACCACGAACGACAGCTCGCCCTCGTGAATCGAATCGCGCCCGAGCGACGGTCCGACCGTGCGCTCTTCGATAATCTCGACCGGCGCCGGCAGGGCGCCTGAGCGCAGCACGATCGCAAGTTCGTGCGCCTCGTCGTAGGTGAAGCTGCCGGTTATCTGCACGTGGCCGCCGGGAATCGGCTCTCTGATGACCGGTGCGGAATAGACTACGTTGTCGAGCACGATCGCGATCTTGCGGCCGACGTTGGCCGAAGTGATGGCGCCGAAAATCTGCGCGCCGCGCTGATCGAGATCGACGCTGACGTACGGACCCTCGAGCTGGGCCCCGGGGCGCACGCGCGCGTCGGTGATGGTATCGCCGGTGAGCAGCACCGGGGACTCGATCAGGTATGGCTCGCGGCCGCCGCGGCTGGCCGGGCCGTAGAGAACTTCATCCCCCGGCGGCGGTCCGTCGCGCAGCGCGTCCGACACCGGATGATTGTCGTCCACCAGCTTGAACTGCAGCACGCCGGTCTTGCCGATCAGCTCCTTGGCGCGCTCGGGGTCCTGGATCCCGGGCAGCTGCACCAGGATCTCGTCGTTGCCTTCCTGGGCGATCGTGGTTTCGCGCACGCCGAGCTGGTCGATACGATTGCGAATCGTCTCGAGCGCCTGCTCCATCGCATTGCGGCGCACCTGATCCAGCTCCATCGGCCGAAAGGTCATCTGGTAGGCCGGCCCGGCGTCGCCCGAGTTCGGCGCGAGGCCGACCACCATGTCGGAAAAGACCTTGCTTGCGAGGTCAAGATACGCGCTCCGCTCGTCTGCGCTCGCGAGCGTCACTCTCACCGAGGTAGCGTCCGAGGCGACGTTCTTAACCTCGAGCTTGTTCTGCTTCATCTCCTGCTTGACGTCTTCGGCGACGCGGCGCAGTTGAGTCTTGACCGCCTCGTCGACTTTGACCTCGAGCAGAAGATGGGTGCCGCCCTGGAGATCGAGTCCGAGCTGGATCTTCGGAGTCGGAATGGTGTTGGTCCACCAGTCGGGCAGCGCGCCGCTGATGCTGGGCAGCAGGACCAGCACGGCGAGGAAAGTCAGCGCCACGGCGAGATAGAGCCGGGTGCGTCCGCTGCCCC from Candidatus Binataceae bacterium includes these protein-coding regions:
- a CDS encoding VOC family protein, translating into MKRFDALEVATSDLGDAVRTYQSNFGFELKSASGGDTATLKVGGAEIRLIAGAAAAATIAASGEGLAGLWLETEDVQQVLAALKNAGLEAPSPKIDQGRRVIAIDPKIANQVPLFIFDRKV
- a CDS encoding carboxypeptidase regulatory-like domain-containing protein: MRYRSGLFAPAALAAAIVIASLALAVRARTYQAEAVKDGGAIAGTVRFDGMPPPRQPVEISKDREVCGAAPHYDESLVVGADGGVQNAVVSVADIAAGAPLVPLKDVNFDQEGCEYKPHVLALPAGSTIDIVNSDGILHSVRTESKLNPALDMAQPPFKRVITTAPLKYPELIEVGCDAHNWMHGWWFVAGNPYYAVTGGGGKFAIKDVPPGTYTLEVWQEKLGTQRRKVTVEPGKTATVDFSMRLGKQ
- a CDS encoding methyltransferase domain-containing protein, coding for MGEPHQSRVYSDLARFYDHTFGRIFVDHEHEIIEQLNLRPGQQVLEVGVGTGISLDAYPPYVKIIGIDPSADMLALAIKKTRENGWSHVDVRRGDALNLEFPDNSVDWVTTFHVMTVVPDPLRMMQEMVRVCKPGGKIVMINHFASDNPLLYSLVWAANPLTRHLGWTTRLRVSDVLDGHKIHVERNERIARFSFHRVVIATKLAV
- a CDS encoding helix-turn-helix domain-containing protein; protein product: MTDGLLANTTTQGHGGLGGILPQYLDFIKGFILKTASFRARPMADKDDVLLNSREVAFLLDLSPDTVNEFARRNILPAFKKGRQWRFRKRDIASFKRQTRGINAAA
- the secD gene encoding protein translocase subunit SecD, which translates into the protein MENAANANADFIPIIVLLAVAGAFLWLHFTGGSGRTRLYLAVALTFLAVLVLLPSISGALPDWWTNTIPTPKIQLGLDLQGGTHLLLEVKVDEAVKTQLRRVAEDVKQEMKQNKLEVKNVASDATSVRVTLASADERSAYLDLASKVFSDMVVGLAPNSGDAGPAYQMTFRPMELDQVRRNAMEQALETIRNRIDQLGVRETTIAQEGNDEILVQLPGIQDPERAKELIGKTGVLQFKLVDDNHPVSDALRDGPPPGDEVLYGPASRGGREPYLIESPVLLTGDTITDARVRPGAQLEGPYVSVDLDQRGAQIFGAITSANVGRKIAIVLDNVVYSAPVIREPIPGGHVQITGSFTYDEAHELAIVLRSGALPAPVEIIEERTVGPSLGRDSIHEGELSFVVGALVVLIFMALYYSGAGLLADFGLSLNILLLICVMAALQATLTLPGIAGIVLTLGMSVDANVLVNERMREELRLGKTPREAVRLGYERAWSAIRDSNISTFVAGLILFQFGTGPVKGFAVTLCVGVLTGVFSCFVVTRAWYDHLISARRLNTISV